The DNA segment TCGGATCGGGCCGGCACCTCGAGTCCTTCTTCCTCGACCTGGTCAAGGGTGATGCCGGTGCCTGACCTCTTCTGCGCGATGATGAAGGAAGAGTGGCGGATGCACTCGACGATCTTCGGGAGCCTCGGGTTCGCCCTCTTCCCGGCGGTCATTGCGGTCTTTGCCCTTCTCGGGTCGCTCACCCTCCCGCTCTTTGCAGACGTGTTTCCCTACGACGTGGTCGCGCTCTTTGCGCACGCTCTCTTCCTGCTCATGGGCGTGATGGTGGGGTCGTTCGGCCTCATGGGCCGGGAGTTCATGAACCGGCGGTTCGGGCAGGCCAGCCTGATCGCCTACGCTTCCCGGAGCCTCCCCGTCTCCGAGCGGCGGATATTCGGCGCGTTTCTCGTGAAGGATACCGTCTACTACATCCTGCTCTACGTCCTTCCCTTCGCGGCCGGGTTTGCCGTGGCGACGCCGTTCATCGGCCTCGATCCGGGTCTGGCGGTCCTCGCGTTCGTCTCGCTCGCGCTCGCCTTCCTCCTCGGCCTCTCCGCCGTCTGCTTCCTCTCGACCCTCTACGCACGCTCTGTTACGCTCCTCGCCGGAACTGCGACGGTGCTCGCGGTGCTCGCGCTTGCGGCGTTCCGCCTCGGGGCGATCACCGTCTCCGCCGTCCTCCCCCCGTACGCCTTCTTCCTCGACCCCGCGGTGGAACCGCTCGCGATCTCGCTCCTCCTCATCCTGGTCCCGGCAGCCGCCTCGGTGCTCTTCGTCACCGTCGACTACCCGGACCGGACGAAACGGTTTAAAAACAGCCTCGATCCCCTCGCGGAGAGGGTCGGCACCCTCGGGAGCGCCCACTTCATCGCGAAGGACGCCCTCGACCTCCTCCGGAGCGAAGGCGGTGCCGGGAAGGTGATCTTCTCGTTCCTCCTCCCCCTCGGCCTCGTCTGGGTCTGCCTCCGGGTCCTGATCCGGTTCATCCCCGGGATCGACCCTCTCGTCGTCTTCGCGGTTCTGCTCGGGGTGATATCGGCCACCATCTATAACTGGCTGACCGAGTTCGACTCCTTCACCTCCTACGCCTTCCTGCCGGTGGAGGTCTCGGAGGTGATCGACGCGAAACTGAAGAGTTATGCGCTTGCAAACCTCCTCCCGCTCGGAGTGCTCGTGCTCGCGGCGGCGACCTCCGGCGGGGCGGGGACGTTCTTCCCGGCACTTGCCGCGTTCGCCTCGGTCTCGGCCTACACCCTCGCGGTGACGGTCTACCTCACGGGGCTCCACCCGAACGTGATGCTCTACTCCGCCTGGGTCTTTCTCCGCTACCTGCTCGCGATAAGCCCGGCGCTCCTGCTCCTCATCTTCGCCTCGATCCTCGACCCCGCCTACGCGGCCTCAAGCCTCCTCCTCGTCGCGCCGGCGGCGCTCCTCCTCTCCCGCGGGCGGATGAAGTGGCAGGCGTGGGAGATGCCGGGGTACTGACGCAACTGGAATTTTTGGGGTGGGAAGAAGATCTCGCGCGAAGACGCGAAGGCGCGAAGAGGGGGACGTCAACCCATATGCTGGACTTCGCGTTCTTCGCGGCTCGAAGCCTACGGCTTCTCACGCTCCCGTCCTGTGGACAGTCGCGGCTCGAAGCCTACGGCTTCTCATGCTCCGTTCCGTTGGAACGTCGCACTTCGCGTGAGTTAGCGGTTGAGGAATAGCGGCGAGATCCCATCTCACGCAAATTTCGCCGCGTCGCGTGAGCGACAGGGTGTGGCAGGGATAATTCCCGGCAATCTGGCCGCCAGCCCGTGAAGGGTATCTCACTTTCACCCCCCGCACGGCGCGGCTTTTAAACCCCTCCGGGAGACTCAGGGAGTATGCTAGAGAGAGCTGGCTACCTCCAGAACAGCAGGTGCGCCGCGGCCGACGAATGGGGGCGGCCCTGCCGGATCGTCGAGATCGCTCTCGACGGCAGGCGGTTCGGAGCGCGGGCCGGCGACCTCCAGCAGGCGCTCGGCGGCCGGTACCCGGCCCGGGTCAGGCTGCTTCGCGACGACTGGGGCCCGGTTCTCGGGGATACGGTCGGCCGCGCGGAGCGGTCGCGGACGGGCAAAGCGGTCGTCTTCGAGCTCGTCACCGGCGAGCGCTACACGGTGCCGGCCGCGGCGCTCCGGGCCGTCCTCGCCCGGGCTGCCGCCTTCGCCCCCGTCTCGGCAATCCTCCCCGCGGGCATCCCGGCCGCCCGGCAACAGGTTCTCGTCACCGGGTAGTCCCTGCCTCGCGGATCGCCGCCTCCCCGGCGTCGCGAAACGCCCGTCCGACGTTCCCCGGACCGAGGAGGACTCCGCCGAAGATCCTCGAGACCACCAGCGCGTGGCTCTCAAGGCCGTGCTTGCGGAGCAGGGCGAGGAGGATCCTTCCCGGCCGGCCGACCTCGCCGTCGTTCCTGGACTCCTCCAGTGTTCCGCACCGGAGGGCGGCGCAGTGGTGGGCGGCCTTCCGGTAGGCCTCCCGGTGGCCGGCGAGAACCCGGGCGACGTCTTCCGATCCTTCGACCCGGTAGAGGTGAGCGTAGAACCGCGACCGCCGGACCTCGGTCGCGGCGGTGCCGAGGGGTTCTGCGGTCACGCCGCCACCCGCCTCCTTGCGTACTCGTCCCAGTGCGCCTCGAGAAAACCCCTGATCCCCCGGCCGGGTTTGTAGGGCGGGTATATCTTACGGAAGGCCTCCTCGGCGTCGGCAAACCTCTCCCTCGGCAGGACGTCGGTGTAGGCCGCAAGGTAAAGAAGCCCGATCGCCGC comes from the Methanoculleus marisnigri JR1 genome and includes:
- a CDS encoding YigZ family protein encodes the protein MTAEPLGTAATEVRRSRFYAHLYRVEGSEDVARVLAGHREAYRKAAHHCAALRCGTLEESRNDGEVGRPGRILLALLRKHGLESHALVVSRIFGGVLLGPGNVGRAFRDAGEAAIREAGTTR